The Paenibacillus sp. YPG26 genome includes a window with the following:
- a CDS encoding class I SAM-dependent rRNA methyltransferase: MASVILSRSRRKRLEQGHPWIYNNEIETIEGEAQPGELVEILNHQRKYLATGYYNPKSQITVRVVSYQPVEEMDEAFFTRRFKECLQLRERFVSENAYRLVYGEADFLPGLVVDRFGDVLVIQVLTLGMDLRRDQIVKALVEVVKPQGIYERSDVSVREMEGLEQIKGPLYGTCPRHVTVMENGLVISVDIEEGQKTGYFFDQRENRASIEPLMTGWGARSGITLQEAAGDQGETRLIPVNSKGKEVTFPYWDGATVLECFSHTGSFTLHACKYGAKKVTCLDISAHAIESAKANVELNGFGERVEFVVADAFDYLREQVKGADERKARAQAAASKADTSVPMTAGGGRTWDVVILDPPAFAKTKSAVKGAVRGYKDINLHGMKLVNEGGYLVTASCSYHMRPELFLETILDAAADAGKVLRLVEWRAAGKDHPQILGVEEGHYLKFAVFEVRSKNSL, translated from the coding sequence TTGGCATCCGTAATCTTGTCGCGCAGCCGGAGAAAGAGGCTGGAACAGGGACATCCCTGGATTTATAACAATGAGATTGAGACCATTGAAGGGGAAGCTCAGCCGGGTGAGCTGGTTGAGATTCTGAATCATCAGCGCAAATATCTGGCGACAGGATACTACAACCCCAAGTCCCAGATCACAGTAAGAGTTGTGTCTTATCAACCGGTTGAGGAGATGGATGAGGCCTTCTTCACCAGAAGGTTCAAGGAATGTCTCCAGCTGAGGGAACGTTTTGTGTCTGAGAATGCATACCGTCTTGTGTATGGCGAGGCTGATTTCCTGCCCGGGCTGGTTGTCGACCGCTTTGGCGATGTACTCGTCATCCAGGTATTAACTCTTGGAATGGATCTTCGTCGTGATCAGATCGTTAAGGCACTGGTTGAGGTCGTGAAGCCTCAGGGTATCTATGAACGAAGTGATGTCAGCGTACGTGAGATGGAGGGGCTCGAACAGATCAAGGGGCCGCTGTACGGCACATGTCCACGGCATGTGACCGTAATGGAGAATGGCCTGGTTATCTCTGTTGATATTGAAGAGGGCCAGAAGACAGGCTATTTCTTCGATCAGCGAGAGAACCGCGCCTCCATTGAACCATTGATGACAGGCTGGGGAGCCCGCAGCGGGATTACTCTGCAAGAGGCTGCTGGCGACCAGGGTGAGACCAGGCTGATTCCAGTCAACAGCAAGGGCAAAGAAGTTACTTTCCCATACTGGGATGGGGCAACAGTACTGGAGTGTTTTTCCCATACGGGAAGTTTCACTCTGCATGCGTGCAAATACGGTGCGAAAAAGGTTACCTGTCTGGATATCTCGGCCCATGCAATTGAGAGTGCCAAAGCCAATGTGGAGCTGAACGGGTTCGGTGAACGTGTGGAATTCGTTGTTGCCGACGCTTTCGACTATCTTCGTGAACAGGTAAAAGGGGCAGATGAACGTAAAGCCCGGGCCCAAGCTGCAGCAAGCAAGGCTGATACTTCGGTGCCAATGACTGCGGGCGGCGGACGTACATGGGATGTGGTGATTCTGGATCCGCCAGCCTTCGCCAAGACGAAGAGCGCGGTTAAGGGAGCTGTCCGGGGTTATAAGGACATTAATCTGCATGGAATGAAGCTGGTAAATGAAGGCGGTTATCTGGTAACGGCAAGCTGCTCGTACCATATGCGCCCTGAGCTGTTCCTGGAGACTATTCTCGATGCGGCAGCCGATGCCGGCAAGGTGCTTCGTCTGGTGGAATGGCGGGCAGCAGGCAAGGACCACCCGCAAATTCTGGGCGTTGAGGAAGGGCATTATCTGAAGTTCGCTGTCTTCGAGGTTCGAAGCAAGAATAGTCTATAA
- a CDS encoding YfhD family protein, whose translation MNKKPAYIKRFTGKIPQNLKGSYLDVEFSEERADQEDWEALQRSERADARQHGNRLV comes from the coding sequence GTGAACAAGAAGCCCGCATATATTAAGCGATTTACAGGCAAGATCCCTCAGAATCTTAAAGGCAGCTATCTTGATGTGGAATTCTCTGAGGAGCGCGCCGATCAGGAGGACTGGGAAGCGCTGCAGCGGAGTGAACGGGCCGATGCCCGTCAGCATGGTAACCGTTTGGTATAG
- the dnaJ gene encoding molecular chaperone DnaJ gives MAEKRDYYEVLGLGKSASDEEIKKAYRKLARQYHPDVNKAADAESKFKEVKEAYDVLSDSQQRARYDQYGHIDPNQGMGGGFSGDFGSGGLGDIFDMFFGGGGGRRDPNAPQRGNDLQYTMTIEFKEAVFGKESDITIPRTESCDTCFGSGAKPGTKPETCSVCHGSGQQEVVQNTPFGRMVNRRPCSHCGGAGKIIKEKCSTCHGNGQVKKQRKIHVRIPAGVDDGAQLRMSGEGEGGLRGGPAGDLYIVIRVKPHDFFEREGDDIYCEIPLTFAQAALGDEIEIPTLTEKVKLKIPAGTQTGTYFRLKGKGVPRLRGMGQGDQHVKVVVVTPSKLTDDQKELLRQFAALEGEHTHENEQSFFDRVKRAFRGD, from the coding sequence TTGGCTGAGAAACGCGATTACTATGAGGTCCTGGGCCTCGGTAAAAGTGCTTCTGACGAAGAGATCAAGAAGGCTTATCGTAAGCTTGCGCGTCAATATCATCCAGACGTTAATAAAGCTGCCGATGCAGAATCGAAGTTCAAAGAGGTTAAGGAAGCTTATGATGTCCTCAGTGATTCGCAGCAGCGGGCCCGGTACGACCAATATGGACATATTGATCCGAACCAAGGTATGGGCGGAGGCTTCTCCGGCGACTTCGGGAGCGGGGGTCTAGGTGATATCTTTGATATGTTCTTTGGTGGCGGCGGAGGAAGAAGAGATCCAAATGCTCCGCAGCGGGGAAATGACCTGCAGTACACGATGACAATTGAGTTTAAGGAAGCGGTGTTCGGCAAAGAGTCGGATATTACAATTCCACGCACCGAATCCTGTGATACCTGCTTCGGATCCGGGGCCAAACCTGGAACGAAACCGGAGACTTGTTCGGTCTGTCATGGTTCCGGACAACAGGAAGTGGTTCAGAATACGCCATTTGGCCGTATGGTGAACCGCCGCCCATGCAGCCACTGTGGTGGAGCAGGGAAGATCATCAAAGAAAAATGTTCAACCTGTCACGGCAACGGCCAAGTGAAGAAGCAGCGCAAGATTCATGTGCGGATTCCTGCTGGTGTCGATGATGGCGCTCAGCTTCGCATGTCTGGAGAAGGTGAAGGGGGTCTGCGCGGGGGGCCAGCGGGCGATCTGTATATCGTAATCCGTGTGAAGCCGCATGACTTCTTCGAGCGTGAAGGAGACGATATTTACTGTGAAATTCCACTCACTTTCGCACAGGCAGCTCTAGGCGACGAGATCGAAATTCCAACCCTTACAGAGAAAGTAAAGCTCAAGATTCCGGCAGGCACTCAGACAGGTACTTATTTCCGGTTAAAGGGAAAAGGAGTACCCCGGCTGCGCGGCATGGGACAGGGCGACCAGCATGTTAAGGTCGTTGTAGTCACTCCAAGCAAGCTTACTGATGACCAGAAGGAACTACTTCGTCAATTCGCAGCTCTCGAGGGCGAGCATACGCATGAGAATGAGCAATCGTTCTTTGATCGTGTAAAGCGGGCCTTTCGCGGAGATTAG
- a CDS encoding NUDIX domain-containing protein: MSFKEISAGGIVYRRVQDQLQIQLITDRYGKISFAKGKMEPGETIEQTALREIVEETGVTGRIVQPIDIIAYTYQHPQHGNVDKEVHYYLVECVSGDLRAQVEEIRGVAWYEPGEAWEKQQKSGYDNNDFILEKGLKLLGVEL, from the coding sequence ATGTCATTCAAAGAGATATCCGCGGGCGGGATTGTGTACCGCCGTGTTCAGGATCAGCTGCAGATTCAGCTGATTACCGACCGATATGGCAAGATCTCGTTCGCTAAAGGAAAAATGGAACCCGGCGAGACAATCGAGCAGACTGCGCTTCGGGAGATTGTGGAGGAGACGGGAGTAACCGGGCGGATTGTACAGCCCATCGATATTATTGCGTATACTTATCAGCATCCCCAGCATGGTAATGTGGACAAAGAGGTGCACTATTATCTTGTTGAATGTGTGAGCGGTGATCTGCGGGCACAGGTGGAAGAGATTCGCGGTGTAGCTTGGTACGAGCCGGGAGAAGCCTGGGAGAAGCAGCAAAAATCCGGTTACGACAATAACGATTTTATACTGGAAAAGGGTCTTAAGCTGTTGGGCGTTGAACTGTAG
- a CDS encoding YxcD family protein yields the protein MVLSMDEIINAICLHMAQRKDVRPTDVQVELAWDEDTGYTAEVWVNGRSQYLVEANIIEAILLYTHTEYGLRVFREDVTLDLDEEITARIAN from the coding sequence ATGGTTCTCAGTATGGATGAAATCATCAACGCGATCTGTCTTCATATGGCTCAGCGCAAAGACGTTCGTCCTACCGATGTCCAGGTTGAGCTAGCCTGGGATGAAGATACCGGCTATACCGCCGAGGTGTGGGTAAATGGGAGAAGCCAATATCTTGTCGAAGCCAACATCATTGAAGCCATATTGCTGTATACGCATACCGAATATGGTCTCCGGGTATTCCGGGAAGATGTAACACTCGATCTCGATGAGGAGATTACCGCTAGAATCGCCAACTAA
- a CDS encoding Na/Pi symporter: protein MLREIIIPLTLGLSLFMFGMKIMESALHAWAGPLLTKLLNASTITPLKGMIFSTLVTAVLQSSTAVTVMTIGLVNAGLLTYARTLGIILGGNIGTCLTTELIAFNFTQIGVPMLIVSAVCWAASILAEEMLGSRRNFTPKLRAVQYGALAAAGFSLILVAIQWMQSVSPALEAAGILDWLIRRASDSLLWGAAAGAILTALVHSSAAVIGMAMTFVGTGAMPVELGIAMVIGANVGTCVTALIASIGGTRSGSFVAWSHIILNLGGAVLFLPFVHGLEAVSAWITEDPASQIAHSQTLFNVVCSLLALPICYLPIWKLSEGQPPGQKAI, encoded by the coding sequence CTGCTTCGTGAAATTATTATCCCACTGACACTCGGACTCTCCCTCTTTATGTTCGGTATGAAAATTATGGAGTCCGCCCTTCATGCATGGGCAGGCCCTCTGCTGACCAAGCTGCTGAACGCATCCACAATCACACCCTTGAAGGGGATGATATTCAGCACCTTGGTCACCGCCGTGCTGCAGAGCAGTACGGCCGTCACCGTGATGACAATCGGGCTTGTGAATGCAGGCCTCTTAACTTACGCGCGAACGCTTGGGATCATACTCGGGGGAAATATCGGCACGTGTCTGACCACGGAGCTTATAGCCTTTAATTTCACCCAAATCGGGGTTCCCATGCTGATTGTCTCTGCCGTATGCTGGGCAGCTTCGATTCTGGCTGAAGAAATGCTCGGATCCCGAAGGAACTTTACACCGAAACTTAGAGCCGTTCAGTACGGAGCGTTGGCCGCAGCAGGCTTCAGCTTGATCCTGGTTGCTATTCAATGGATGCAGTCGGTCAGCCCCGCACTCGAAGCTGCCGGTATCCTGGACTGGCTCATTAGGAGAGCGTCAGACAGCTTGCTATGGGGTGCAGCCGCAGGAGCTATATTAACAGCTCTGGTCCACAGCAGCGCGGCTGTGATCGGGATGGCGATGACTTTTGTAGGAACAGGGGCAATGCCCGTGGAACTCGGGATAGCCATGGTGATTGGCGCAAACGTTGGAACCTGCGTAACTGCTCTAATCGCCTCCATTGGAGGTACCCGCTCAGGAAGCTTTGTTGCCTGGTCGCATATCATCCTCAATCTGGGAGGAGCGGTTCTGTTCCTTCCCTTTGTTCATGGCTTGGAAGCCGTCTCGGCATGGATCACGGAGGACCCCGCTTCCCAAATTGCCCATAGCCAGACCTTGTTCAACGTCGTCTGTTCCCTTCTTGCTCTGCCAATCTGCTACCTGCCTATATGGAAGTTAAGCGAAGGGCAGCCGCCAGGCCAAAAAGCGATCTAG
- the mtaB gene encoding tRNA (N(6)-L-threonylcarbamoyladenosine(37)-C(2))-methylthiotransferase MtaB, with amino-acid sequence MPSVAFYTLGCKVNFYDTEAIWQLFKNEGYEQVDFEQTADVYLINTCTVTNTGDKKSRQIIRRAVRRNPDAIIAVTGCYAQTSPAEILDIPGVDLVIGTQDRDKIMPFIQQIQAERQPINAVRNIMKTREFEELDVPDFADRTRAFLKIQEGCNNFCTFCIIPWSRGLSRSREPQSVIKQAHSLVAAGFKEIVLTGIHTGGYGDDLENYRLSDLLWDLDKVEGLERIRISSIEASQIDEKMLDVLKNSSKMSRHFHIPLQAGSDEVLKRMRRKYTIAEFEEKIRLIRDFMPDVAITTDIIVGFPGETDELFQEGFEAIKRIGFSEMHVFPYSKRTGTPAARMEDQVDEEIKHARVHDLIDMSEQMQLAYAEKFVGQVLDVIPERDEKGLCGPGKLMGYSDNYLQILFDGPEELRGEVCRVKVTKAGVNTCEGQLVRVLGTAPEAIA; translated from the coding sequence ATGCCATCCGTAGCATTTTACACTTTGGGCTGCAAAGTGAACTTTTACGATACTGAAGCCATCTGGCAGCTGTTCAAGAATGAAGGCTATGAACAGGTCGATTTCGAGCAGACAGCTGACGTATATTTAATTAACACCTGTACCGTAACTAATACGGGAGACAAGAAGAGCCGGCAAATTATCCGTCGTGCGGTCCGCCGCAATCCGGATGCTATCATAGCAGTAACAGGATGTTATGCTCAGACTTCACCTGCTGAGATTCTTGATATTCCCGGTGTAGACCTTGTCATTGGTACACAGGACCGGGACAAAATCATGCCTTTCATTCAGCAGATTCAAGCTGAGCGTCAGCCGATTAATGCGGTGCGCAACATAATGAAGACCCGGGAATTCGAGGAGCTGGATGTGCCTGATTTCGCAGACCGTACTCGGGCCTTCCTCAAAATCCAGGAGGGCTGTAACAATTTCTGTACCTTCTGCATCATCCCTTGGTCCCGCGGGCTATCACGAAGCCGTGAACCGCAAAGCGTAATCAAGCAAGCACACTCTCTAGTTGCTGCAGGATTCAAAGAAATCGTTCTAACCGGGATTCATACTGGTGGCTATGGCGATGATCTGGAGAATTACCGCTTGTCTGATCTGCTGTGGGACCTCGATAAAGTAGAAGGACTTGAACGGATCCGTATCAGCTCGATTGAAGCAAGTCAAATTGATGAGAAGATGCTGGACGTGCTGAAGAACTCCAGCAAGATGTCCCGGCATTTCCATATTCCGCTTCAAGCGGGAAGTGATGAAGTGCTGAAGCGCATGCGCCGCAAATATACAATTGCCGAGTTCGAGGAGAAGATCCGGTTAATCCGTGATTTCATGCCGGATGTGGCGATTACGACAGATATTATCGTAGGCTTCCCTGGTGAGACGGATGAGTTGTTCCAGGAAGGCTTTGAAGCGATCAAGAGAATCGGGTTCTCGGAGATGCATGTATTCCCCTATTCCAAACGCACAGGTACTCCCGCAGCGCGAATGGAAGACCAGGTGGATGAGGAGATCAAGCATGCGCGCGTACACGATCTAATTGATATGTCTGAGCAGATGCAGCTTGCTTATGCGGAGAAATTTGTAGGCCAGGTTCTTGACGTAATACCTGAACGCGATGAGAAGGGACTGTGCGGCCCTGGCAAATTGATGGGTTACAGTGACAACTATCTGCAAATTTTGTTCGACGGACCCGAGGAGCTTCGAGGTGAAGTCTGCCGGGTTAAAGTAACGAAGGCGGGTGTAAATACTTGCGAGGGGCAGCTGGTTCGTGTCCTTGGTACTGCGCCCGAAGCGATTGCCTGA
- a CDS encoding site-2 protease family protein, with protein sequence MEFLDRLFRFPVEQLPFFLTALVIAFTVHEFAHAYFANRFGDPTAKLLGRVTLNPAVHFDFLGVLMLLIAGFGWARPVPVNRDNFSNPRLMGIIVSAAGPISNLLLGIIGTLIYAALFHFGVMNSLWLDSEPTKLAQAISAFFYYFNLMNFFLFLFNLIPLPPLDGYRIIEDLAPRSMLGRLQQFERWAIFVFLLILFVPQLQRYTITPLYDAASSMYLRLFHLVSG encoded by the coding sequence ATGGAATTCTTAGATAGACTATTTCGCTTTCCTGTAGAGCAGCTCCCCTTCTTTCTTACGGCACTGGTTATCGCATTTACGGTACATGAATTTGCGCATGCTTATTTTGCGAACCGGTTCGGGGATCCTACGGCCAAGCTGCTAGGCCGGGTAACGCTTAACCCGGCTGTTCACTTCGATTTTCTCGGCGTATTGATGCTGCTGATCGCAGGGTTCGGCTGGGCCAGGCCCGTCCCGGTTAACCGGGACAACTTCAGTAACCCCCGCCTTATGGGGATTATCGTATCCGCTGCGGGTCCAATCAGCAACTTGCTGCTGGGTATTATAGGGACTTTGATTTACGCGGCTTTGTTCCATTTCGGGGTTATGAATTCGTTGTGGTTAGATAGTGAGCCGACCAAGCTGGCTCAGGCCATCTCCGCCTTCTTCTATTACTTTAACTTAATGAATTTCTTCCTCTTCTTGTTTAATCTAATCCCACTGCCCCCACTGGACGGTTATCGTATTATTGAGGATCTTGCACCCCGCTCGATGCTGGGCAGATTGCAGCAATTTGAACGCTGGGCCATCTTTGTTTTCCTGCTTATTCTGTTTGTTCCTCAGCTGCAGCGGTACACCATTACGCCGCTGTATGATGCGGCAAGCTCGATGTATCTGAGGCTGTTTCATCTCGTCTCAGGGTAG
- the prmA gene encoding 50S ribosomal protein L11 methyltransferase, which translates to MNWRELTIHTTEEAVEMITNFMHEAGAGGVSIEESIHNSKLQDLSYGQWYELEPNDIPEGKARVKGYFPETSSVEEVLEEIKPRIEELRDFGVDAGELKYEIKDVHEDDWANNWKQYFKPLRVSRRLTIKPTWEQYEPETPEERIIELDPGMAFGTGTHPTTALCLRTLEGVIREGDEVVDVGTGSGILAIGAVKLGAKHVLAIDLDPVAVASARENTLLNGLSDQITVHESDLLSVLKQGTEGLGISLPVRVVVANILAEIILLFIEDVYQALEPGGYYIASGIYKNKEKLVEDALIAAGFEITETGREEDWVAFVARKR; encoded by the coding sequence ATGAATTGGAGAGAGTTAACTATACATACAACAGAAGAAGCGGTGGAGATGATCACCAACTTTATGCATGAAGCTGGTGCAGGTGGGGTCTCTATTGAAGAATCCATACATAACAGCAAGCTGCAGGATCTATCTTACGGACAGTGGTATGAACTGGAGCCTAATGATATTCCCGAAGGGAAAGCCAGAGTGAAGGGGTATTTCCCAGAGACAAGCAGCGTTGAAGAGGTGTTAGAGGAGATCAAGCCCCGGATTGAAGAACTGAGAGATTTTGGTGTAGATGCTGGCGAACTCAAATATGAGATCAAGGATGTCCATGAAGATGACTGGGCGAATAACTGGAAGCAGTATTTCAAGCCTCTGCGTGTATCAAGACGCCTGACGATCAAGCCAACATGGGAGCAGTATGAGCCAGAGACACCAGAAGAGCGTATCATTGAGCTGGACCCCGGTATGGCCTTCGGAACAGGAACACATCCGACAACCGCGCTGTGCCTAAGAACGCTGGAAGGCGTTATCCGCGAAGGAGACGAGGTTGTGGACGTGGGAACAGGCTCCGGGATATTGGCGATTGGAGCTGTAAAGCTTGGCGCCAAGCATGTACTGGCGATTGATCTTGACCCTGTGGCTGTGGCAAGCGCAAGGGAGAATACACTGCTTAACGGGCTGAGCGATCAGATTACTGTCCATGAAAGTGATCTGCTGTCCGTGCTTAAACAGGGTACCGAAGGACTGGGCATCAGCCTGCCGGTGCGGGTCGTGGTGGCTAATATTTTGGCCGAGATTATTCTGCTGTTCATTGAAGATGTATACCAGGCTCTCGAGCCGGGGGGATATTATATTGCTTCGGGAATCTACAAGAACAAAGAGAAGCTGGTCGAAGACGCTTTGATTGCAGCAGGATTTGAAATAACGGAAACGGGCCGTGAAGAGGATTGGGTAGCTTTCGTGGCCAGGAAGAGGTAA
- a CDS encoding RsmE family RNA methyltransferase → MQRYFIPSEQFGETSVTISGEDARHIARVMRGKAKDKVIVSDGVSKEAIVELQTIEPLEVQAVIVEHLSLSQEPWLQVTVAQSLPKGDKMEMVIQKCTEIGAVSFVPFLSERTIVQYDAKKEEKRITRWRKIAKEAAEQAHRSKIPEVEQALTWRQLMAGFPVYDLICICYEKENGKHLRDVLKPWSEQLDRDHKYQILIVVGPEGGFTEKEIEEAESAGAVSVGLGRRILRTETAGMAALTCMLYETGEMGGA, encoded by the coding sequence ATGCAGCGTTATTTCATTCCGTCTGAACAGTTCGGAGAGACTTCAGTAACGATTTCCGGTGAAGATGCCAGACATATTGCCCGGGTAATGCGGGGTAAGGCGAAGGATAAGGTTATTGTAAGTGACGGCGTCTCGAAAGAGGCAATTGTCGAGCTTCAGACCATAGAGCCGCTGGAAGTTCAAGCGGTAATTGTTGAACATCTCTCACTGTCCCAGGAGCCTTGGCTCCAGGTGACTGTGGCTCAAAGCCTGCCTAAGGGCGATAAAATGGAAATGGTTATCCAGAAATGCACCGAGATCGGTGCAGTTTCTTTTGTGCCTTTTTTGTCGGAGCGAACCATTGTTCAGTATGATGCCAAGAAGGAAGAGAAGCGGATTACCCGTTGGCGCAAGATTGCCAAGGAAGCTGCCGAGCAGGCTCACCGCAGCAAGATACCCGAAGTTGAACAGGCGCTGACCTGGAGACAGCTTATGGCGGGCTTCCCTGTCTACGATCTCATCTGTATTTGTTATGAGAAGGAGAATGGCAAGCACCTTCGCGACGTGCTGAAGCCTTGGTCCGAACAGCTGGACAGGGACCATAAGTATCAGATTTTGATTGTGGTTGGACCGGAAGGTGGATTCACCGAGAAGGAGATTGAAGAAGCCGAGTCGGCAGGTGCTGTATCTGTTGGACTTGGCCGGCGTATTCTTAGGACGGAGACGGCTGGAATGGCCGCCCTGACATGTATGCTTTACGAAACCGGAGAAATGGGGGGAGCATGA